Genomic DNA from Haloarcula marina:
GCGCTCCGACCGGGCGGCGGAGAGTCTACCGCTTCGAAATCCTTTTACGCGCTTCGCGGGGAATTAGACGCAACGAACCATGGATATCGACATCATCGAGGAAGAATCGAATCCCATGTTGCACCGAACGGACGTCCGCTTCGAGGTCGTCCACGACGAAGCCACGCCCTCTCGCCTCTCCGTGCGCGACTCACTGGCCGCGACCCTCAACAAGGACGCCGAGGAAGTCGTCATCCACAAACTCGACACGAAGTTCGGGATGCGGAAGACGGTGGGCTACGCGAAAGTCTACGACAGCCCCGAGTACGCCCGCGACGTGGAGCAAGACCACATGCTCGAGCGCAACAAAATCGTCGCCGACGGCGAGGAGGGTGAGGAGGCATAATGCCCCGCTCGGACTACTACGAGGACGGCGAACTGGTCAAGGAGAACTGCCCGCGATGCGGTGACACGGTGCTGGCCGACCACGACGACCGCAAGCACTGCGGCAAGTGCGGCTACACCGAGTGGAAGTAAGCCGCGGCCACTCCATGCGCGTTTTAGGTATCGAAGGTACTGCGTGGGCAGCCAGCGCTGCGGTGTTCGAAACCGACCAGTGGCAAGTGTCGGACGCCGACGTGGTCGAGACGGACGCCGACGCCGACGACTACGTCTTCATCGAGAGCGACCCGTACCAACCCGAGAGCGGCGGCATCCACCCGCGCGAGGCCGCCGAACACATGAGCGAGGCTATCCCGCGGGTCGTCGAGACGGCCATCGACCACGCCCGCGACCGGGCGAGCGAAGCGGGGGACGGGACCGGCCCGGCGGCAGACGCACCGATTGACGCCGTCGCCTTCTCCCGCGGCCCCGGCCTCGGCCCCTGTCTCCGCATCGTCGGGACGGCGGCCCGCGCCGTCGCCCAGCGGTTCGACGTGCCACTCGTCGGGGTGAACCACATGGTCGCCCACCTCGAAGTGGGCCGCCGTCGCTCCGGGTTCGACTCGCCGGTGTGTCTGAACGCCTCGGGCGCGAACGCACACCTCTTGGGGTATCGGAACGGCCGCTACCGCGTCCTCGGCGAGACGATGGACACCGGCGTCGGCAACGCCATCGACAAGTTCACGCGCCACGTCGGGTGGCAACACCCCGGCGGCCCGAAGGTCGAAGCACACGCCAGAGACGGCCAGTACCACCCGCTTCCCTACGTCGTCAAGGGAATGGACTTCTCGTTTTCGGGCATCATGTCCGCGGCCAAGCAGGCGTACGACGACGACGTTCCCGTGGAGAACGTCTGTCGCGGCCTCGAAGAGACCATCTTCGCGATGCTGACCGAAGTCGCCGAGCGAGCCCTGTCGCTGACCGGCGCGGACGAACTGGTGCTCGGCGGCGGCGTCGGGCAGAACGAC
This window encodes:
- a CDS encoding 30S ribosomal protein S24e, producing the protein MDIDIIEEESNPMLHRTDVRFEVVHDEATPSRLSVRDSLAATLNKDAEEVVIHKLDTKFGMRKTVGYAKVYDSPEYARDVEQDHMLERNKIVADGEEGEEA
- a CDS encoding 30S ribosomal protein S27ae is translated as MPRSDYYEDGELVKENCPRCGDTVLADHDDRKHCGKCGYTEWK